The sequence below is a genomic window from Paenibacillus silvisoli.
TTCTTCTTCCTTTTGAACCAAAACCCCATCACGTTCACCGCCTCTTCAGGTTAACAAACCGGAAAAGCTTTACAATATCAGTTTACCTTTCAACGCCGTGCCGCGTGCCGGCTGCCTTTGGCGATTTGATGAACGGACACCAAAAAAGCCGCGATTGACGCGGCCTTCGCAAGGTGCTCATGCGTTTGTCTCCCGACAAATCCGCATGCTTTTCCGTTAATTGAATACATTTAAGTATTCCAGAAACAGGAGGACAAGAGATGGCTGTACAAAAGGAATCGTTCATGAGAGGAACGATGGCCTTATCTGTCGCTGCATTCATCAACCGCATATTGGGCTTTATTAGCGGCATTTTTGTCGCTCGCATGCTAGGTGCGGAAGGAATCGGCTTGCTCATGATGGCACATCCTCTCGTGCCGCTTGTCATTACGATTACGGAGCTCGGCCTGCCCGTGGCGATTTCTAAGCTTGTTGCGGAAGCCTATGCGCGAGACGAAAAAACGAAGGTCAGACGAATTCTGTACGTTTCGCTGACGGTGACCGGCTTCTTGAGCGTAACGCTTACGACCCTTTCGCTGCTTGGCTCCCACTGGATCGCGTCGTTCCTGCTAAGCGACCAGCGCGCTTACTATGCGATGCTCGCGATTACGCCGATCGCGCCGATTGTCGCGGTTTCCGCGGTGCTGAAGGGCTATTTCCGAGGCATTCAGCAAATGAAAGTCATCGCCGCATCGGACGTGCTCGAATATTCGGTTCAGATTGCGTGCGTGCTCGCGTTAGTGCATTTGCTGCTGCCATATGGCGTTGCGTACGCGGCTGCAGGGGCGATGGCGGCTTCCGTCATTAGCGAGGCAATCAGTCTATTGTTTCTCGTGGTTAGCTACAAGGTACGCGGTGAAGCCAGAATGCCTGGCGAGACATGGGCCGGGCATTTGAAGAATGGCAAGCAAACCTTTATCGAGCTGCTGCAGATCGGCCTGCCGACAACGGGGCAAGGCGTCGTGCAATCCGTTTACAGCGCATTCCAGCCTTTGCTCATCGCCACCAGTCTCGCGATGACCGGGATCAGTACGGCTTTAGC
It includes:
- the spoVB gene encoding stage V sporulation protein B, with the protein product MAVQKESFMRGTMALSVAAFINRILGFISGIFVARMLGAEGIGLLMMAHPLVPLVITITELGLPVAISKLVAEAYARDEKTKVRRILYVSLTVTGFLSVTLTTLSLLGSHWIASFLLSDQRAYYAMLAITPIAPIVAVSAVLKGYFRGIQQMKVIAASDVLEYSVQIACVLALVHLLLPYGVAYAAAGAMAASVISEAISLLFLVVSYKVRGEARMPGETWAGHLKNGKQTFIELLQIGLPTTGQGVVQSVYSAFQPLLIATSLAMTGISTALATKQFGMLAGYAFPLLFMPSFITQSLSTALVPAIGEAAAHNNDRLVHERMNQAMRLGLLIGAPATVILFEWATPLTTLVYGTPEAGLLLKILAPMFFLHYFDAPMHAILLGLGRASATLWNYVVSTAFKAIAIFVFGSQFGIVGITFGIGIGIVMQTLLNFFSISGSIGIYMSIQPYLVVGVSMLLMGIGGHWSFEYLTVVHSLSLLWSVVGSILFSLLVYFTAFLTLSALRKASQTILIPR